A single genomic interval of Aedes aegypti strain LVP_AGWG chromosome 1, AaegL5.0 Primary Assembly, whole genome shotgun sequence harbors:
- the LOC5577043 gene encoding XK-related protein 6 codes for MMAKMPSFVNDTSSADNQNSGMQEKPASLYCDGNGSPNTETDGSRLSVLAKQPLDFLTRTDERNFTVTNSDIVWTVVSILSRIVSILLNINLAYDYYRKGKVDYFIWTTCGIVVPGIVTSTLTVYMYLEDMKEHKKVRKRCCEILIFIIIVPLFFRYCQSLAYAIQSKIAEARNDRDAQKKYYEFMIQEDSDVALVRIFECLLEAAPQKILQLTIVLSGEDRITWPQLLAIFGAITGIAWCMASYYRCIRFSQPDKRHMSWLGTISQILWHFFVTMSRILAIATVASIFPKYMLIACFAHSFTMTLWIFFFDRSPFCSSTMLHSFLFSLVLGVVFIFTYILPRVGRTFYRYLIYYSLCGVENLVCVVIYLCYVQNATIRESFYLPLLAAAPIAPFAIGILSMVCYYKNFHPNIMSRKQQEDASSVSAGSGSATGEESQPQSAVNGVTKETSGVANAKDSGCE; via the exons ATGATGGCAAAGATGCCGTCCTTCGTTAACGATACATCATCAGCGGACAATCAGAACAGTGGAATGCAGGAAAAACCAGCGTCCTTGTACTGTGATGGGAATGGCTCACCCAACACCGAAACGGATGGTTCCCGGTTGAGTGTGCTGGCCAAACAGCCGCTCGACTTTCTGACCCGCACCGACGAGCGCAATTTCACCGTTACCAACTCGGACATCGTCTGGACGGTGGTGTCCATCCTGAGCCGAATAGTGAGCATCCTGCTCAACATAAACCTGGCGTACGACTACTACCGGAAGGGAAAGGTGGACTACTTCATCTGGACCACTTGTGGAATAGTGGTGCCCGGCATCGTAACCAGCACCCTGACCGTTTACAT GTACCTGGAGGACATGAAAGAGCATAAAAAGGTACGCAAAAGATGCTGCGAAATTCTGATCTTCATCATCATTGTGCCGTTGTTCTTCCGGTACTGCCAATCGTTGGCGTACGCCATCCAAAGCAAGATCGCCGAGGCTCGAAACGATCGCGATGCGCAGAAGAAGTACTACGAGTTCATGATCCAGGAGGACAGTGACGTAGCGTTAGTACGGATATTCGAGTGTCTGCTGGAAGCGGCCCCGCAGAAGATCCTCCAGCTGACGATCGTTCTCTCCGGGGAGGATCGCATCACGTGGCCCCAGCTGTTGGCCATTTTCGGAGCCATCACCGGCATCGCGTGGTGTATGGCTTCGTACTATCGGTGCATTCGGTTTTCCCAGCCGGACAAACGACACATGTCCTGGTTGGGGACGATTTCGCAAATTCTGTGGCACTTCTTCGTCACCATGTCGCGAATCCTGGCGATCGCAACCGTGGCCAGTATCTTCCCGAAGTATATGTTGATCGCATGCTTCGCACACTCGTTCACCATGACACTGTGGATATTCTTCTTCGATCGTTCGCCGTTCTGCAGTTCGACTATGCTGCACAGTTTCCTGTTTTCCCTCGTCCTGGGGGTGGTGTTCATTTTCACCTACATCCTGCCGAGAGTGGGACGGACCTTTTATCGCTACCTCATCTACTACAGCCTGTGCGGGGTGGAGAACCTCGTCTGTGTCGTAATCTACCTCTGTTACGTGCAAAATGCCACCATTCGAGAATCGTTTTATTTGCCGCTGCTGGCTGCAGCTCCGATCGCGCCCTTTGCGATCGGAATCCTCTCGATGGTGTGCTACTACAAGAACTTCCATCCCAACATTATGTCACGCAAGCAACAGGAGGATGCGTCTAGCGTAAGTGCCGGAAGCGGTTCTGCGACTGGCGAAGAATCCCAACCGCAATCGGCGGTTAATGGAGTGACCAAGGAGACTTCTGGCGTGGCCAACGCCAAGGACAGCGGATGCGAGTAA